Proteins encoded together in one Catellatospora citrea window:
- a CDS encoding response regulator transcription factor: MTLYSVPKAPDLPREDYGPLRIRVFVADDNLVMRLGLRSILETHARVAVVGEAATDPDSLHRGRRLSPDVIVLGTGRHQLEQSLAGVAAAAAVLVVADTDESHQVQHALRLGVTSYLVHGQFTADDLVSAVLSTARREPFLSPGVLSGIVGTFRDAALPQPTVVAPPADHRLSRREAELMELIVLGRTNREIAQTLYISEKTVKNHVNHIYAKLSARNRAEVIAVWLGLRAAPDRFAA, from the coding sequence AAGCGCCTGATCTGCCCCGCGAAGACTACGGCCCGTTGCGGATCCGGGTGTTCGTCGCCGACGACAACCTGGTGATGCGGCTCGGCCTGCGTTCCATTCTGGAGACCCACGCCCGGGTCGCGGTCGTCGGCGAGGCCGCCACCGACCCGGACTCACTGCACCGGGGGCGGCGGCTCAGCCCCGACGTCATCGTGCTCGGCACCGGCCGCCACCAGCTGGAACAGAGTCTGGCCGGGGTGGCCGCGGCGGCCGCGGTGCTGGTGGTCGCCGACACCGACGAGTCGCACCAGGTCCAGCACGCGCTGCGGCTGGGCGTGACGAGCTACCTGGTGCACGGGCAGTTCACCGCCGACGACCTGGTCAGCGCGGTGCTGTCCACCGCACGCCGGGAGCCGTTCCTGTCGCCCGGCGTGCTGAGCGGCATCGTGGGCACGTTCCGTGACGCGGCGCTGCCACAGCCCACCGTCGTCGCCCCGCCCGCCGACCACCGGCTGTCCCGGCGCGAGGCCGAGCTGATGGAGCTCATCGTGCTGGGCCGGACCAACCGGGAGATCGCCCAGACCCTGTACATCAGCGAGAAGACGGTCAAGAACCACGTCAACCACATCTACGCCAAGCTGTCCGCGCGCAACCGGGCCGAGGTCATCGCGGTGTGGCTGGGGCTGCGTGCCGCGCCGGACCGCTTCGCGGCCTGA